A genomic stretch from Terriglobus sp. RCC_193 includes:
- a CDS encoding DNA-directed RNA polymerase subunit omega: MRSDLIFGALTHVQNRYQLCQLASKATRKLHKPNTRLQDTTNEVLDRFREAAPSDLKTGPEPAAVLETIEERRAA; encoded by the coding sequence ATGCGCTCTGATCTGATTTTTGGCGCTCTTACGCACGTCCAGAATCGTTACCAGCTCTGTCAGCTCGCCAGCAAGGCAACGCGCAAGCTGCACAAACCGAACACCCGTCTGCAAGACACTACGAATGAAGTGTTGGATCGCTTCCGCGAAGCAGCCCCCAGCGATCTGAAGACTGGTCCTGAGCCGGCAGCCGTGCTGGAGACCATCGAGGAGCGCCGCGCGGCCTAA
- a CDS encoding ABC transporter ATP-binding protein, translating into MATGKDQQLNRQLKIKDLLRPHRRALILGLTAIAGESIADVAQPWPLKIVLDNVIAKKESHGWLFALIKRTVGTEPHQILLFACGAVVLIAVVDAFCSYWEKYTTTSVGQWVTHDLRRKLYAQVQRLSLSYHDTSQTGDLISRVTTDIDSIQNFIVSGLLSILVDIATILGMIGVLFYLSWQLTLIALAVVPILFAIVYTYTRRVKKASREVRKQEGKMISVVQEVISSIRVVKAFSREEYELHRLEGESLETVEASLRARTLKAKLVPIVNIVTAIGTCLVLYFGGNLALNSDMTGGKIYIFIAYIASMYKPMQDISKIMDSYSKADIGYERIKEVIGNSNEMRDVPGAKPLRVTAGNISFEHVSFSYDGEHEILHDVTLHADPGCVIALVGPTGSGKTTIINLVARFYEAQKGVIRIDGQDVTKVQQSSLREQLSFVLQDTVLFSGSIWDNIAYGRPEASHAEIVAAAEAANATEFINNLPHKYDTVVGERGILLSGGQRQRIAIARAMVRNSRILILDEPTSALDANTEHLVFGALDRLMQNKTVIVIAHRLATVHKADNIYVIQDGRVVESGKHEQLIKAGGLYQELNDLQNSEGERSALLA; encoded by the coding sequence ATGGCAACGGGCAAAGATCAGCAGCTGAACCGGCAGTTGAAGATCAAGGATCTTTTGCGTCCGCACCGCCGCGCTCTTATCCTCGGGCTTACGGCGATTGCGGGTGAGAGCATTGCCGATGTTGCACAGCCGTGGCCTCTGAAGATCGTTCTCGATAACGTCATTGCGAAGAAGGAGTCGCACGGCTGGCTCTTCGCTCTGATCAAGCGCACGGTGGGGACCGAGCCTCACCAGATACTGCTCTTCGCATGCGGCGCTGTTGTGCTCATCGCCGTGGTGGATGCCTTTTGCTCGTATTGGGAAAAGTACACCACCACCAGCGTTGGCCAGTGGGTTACGCATGACCTGCGTCGCAAGCTGTATGCACAGGTACAGCGCCTCTCACTCTCGTACCACGACACCAGTCAAACGGGCGATCTCATCAGCCGCGTAACAACCGATATCGATTCCATCCAGAACTTTATCGTCTCAGGGCTTCTCAGCATTCTTGTCGACATTGCCACGATTCTAGGCATGATTGGCGTGCTGTTTTATCTGAGCTGGCAGCTAACTCTGATTGCGTTAGCAGTGGTGCCGATCCTCTTCGCCATCGTTTACACGTATACGCGTCGCGTGAAGAAAGCATCGCGTGAAGTCCGCAAGCAGGAAGGTAAGATGATCTCTGTTGTGCAGGAGGTCATTAGTTCCATCCGCGTGGTGAAGGCATTTTCGCGTGAGGAATATGAACTGCACCGGCTGGAAGGCGAGAGTCTGGAAACGGTAGAAGCCTCGTTGCGCGCGCGCACGCTTAAGGCAAAACTGGTTCCTATCGTTAACATTGTCACTGCGATTGGCACCTGCCTCGTTCTGTATTTCGGCGGCAATCTTGCGTTGAACTCGGACATGACTGGCGGCAAGATCTATATCTTTATTGCTTACATCGCCAGTATGTACAAGCCTATGCAGGACATTTCCAAGATCATGGATTCGTATTCCAAAGCGGACATTGGATACGAACGCATCAAGGAGGTCATTGGCAACAGCAATGAGATGCGTGATGTTCCCGGAGCAAAGCCGCTGCGTGTGACAGCAGGCAACATCAGCTTCGAACACGTCTCTTTTTCCTATGATGGGGAACATGAAATTCTGCACGACGTTACACTGCATGCCGATCCTGGCTGCGTGATTGCTTTGGTAGGGCCGACTGGTTCTGGTAAGACCACTATCATCAACCTGGTTGCACGCTTCTATGAGGCTCAGAAGGGCGTCATCCGCATTGATGGGCAGGATGTTACGAAGGTGCAGCAAAGCTCACTTCGTGAACAGCTAAGCTTCGTGCTGCAGGACACGGTTCTGTTCAGTGGAAGTATCTGGGACAATATCGCGTACGGGCGCCCTGAAGCTTCGCATGCAGAGATTGTGGCCGCGGCTGAAGCGGCGAATGCCACAGAGTTCATTAACAACCTTCCACACAAATACGACACGGTAGTTGGCGAGAGAGGTATCCTGCTTTCGGGTGGCCAGCGCCAGCGCATTGCCATTGCCAGAGCCATGGTGCGCAACAGTCGCATACTCATCCTCGATGAGCCAACTTCTGCGCTGGATGCCAACACGGAACATCTTGTCTTCGGGGCGCTGGATCGCCTCATGCAGAACAAGACGGTTATTGTGATTGCGCACCGGCTGGCAACGGTACATAAGGCAGACAATATCTATGTCATCCAGGATGGTCGCGTTGTCGAGAGCGGAAAGCATGAGCAGCTTATCAAAGCGGGTGGTCTGTATCAGGAACTGAATGACCTTCAGAACAGTGAAGGTGAGCGATCCGCTTTATTGGCCTAA
- the rho gene encoding transcription termination factor Rho: protein MTITELKEKSIAELGKLARGLEIPGTSALRKQDLIFKILQAQSEKEGHIFAEGVLEILPDGYGFLRSPDYNYLPGPDDIYVSPSQIRKFDLKTGDTISGNVRPPHEGEKYFALVKIEAINFESPEETRNKILFDNLTPLYADERLKMETVRDNISGRVMDLLTPVGKGQRGLIVAPPRTGKTVLLQSIANSITANHPEVVLIVLLIDERPEEVTDMQRSVKGEVISSTFDEPAARHVQVAEMVIEKAKRLVEHKRDVVILLDSITRLARAYNTIVPPSGKVLSGGVDSNALQRPKRFFGAARNIEEGGSLTIMATALVDTGSRMDEVIFEEFKGTGNMEVILDRKLVDKRVFPAIDIQRSGTRKEELLIPKEDLQRTWILRKVLNPLSPVEAMELLTDKLSKTRNNQEFLHNMSSL, encoded by the coding sequence ATGACCATTACCGAACTCAAAGAAAAGAGCATTGCCGAACTCGGGAAGCTCGCACGCGGCCTTGAAATTCCAGGCACCAGCGCCCTGCGCAAGCAGGACCTTATCTTCAAGATTCTCCAGGCTCAGAGCGAAAAAGAGGGCCACATCTTTGCCGAGGGCGTTCTCGAAATCCTGCCCGACGGCTATGGCTTCCTCCGCTCGCCGGATTACAACTACCTCCCCGGTCCCGACGATATTTACGTCTCCCCGTCTCAGATCCGTAAATTCGACCTGAAGACTGGCGACACCATCTCCGGCAACGTGCGTCCTCCGCACGAAGGTGAAAAGTACTTTGCGCTGGTCAAGATTGAGGCGATCAACTTTGAGTCGCCCGAAGAGACGCGCAACAAGATTCTGTTCGACAACCTGACCCCGCTCTATGCAGACGAGCGCCTGAAGATGGAAACCGTCCGCGACAACATCAGCGGCCGCGTGATGGATCTGCTTACCCCCGTGGGCAAGGGCCAGCGTGGCTTGATCGTTGCTCCGCCGCGTACCGGTAAGACGGTGCTCCTGCAGTCCATCGCGAACTCCATCACGGCGAACCACCCTGAGGTTGTCCTCATCGTTCTCCTGATCGACGAGCGTCCGGAAGAAGTCACCGACATGCAGCGCAGTGTAAAGGGTGAAGTCATCTCCTCCACCTTCGACGAACCCGCAGCACGTCACGTACAGGTGGCCGAAATGGTCATCGAAAAGGCGAAGCGTCTGGTGGAGCACAAGCGTGATGTGGTGATCCTGCTGGACTCCATCACACGTCTTGCACGCGCCTACAACACGATTGTTCCGCCCTCGGGCAAGGTGCTTTCCGGTGGTGTGGACTCCAACGCTCTGCAGCGCCCCAAGCGCTTCTTCGGCGCGGCCCGCAACATTGAAGAAGGTGGCTCGCTTACCATCATGGCGACGGCCCTTGTGGATACCGGCTCGCGTATGGACGAAGTGATCTTTGAAGAGTTCAAGGGCACGGGCAACATGGAAGTGATCCTCGACCGCAAGCTGGTCGACAAGCGCGTCTTCCCGGCCATCGACATCCAACGCAGCGGTACGCGTAAGGAAGAGCTGCTGATTCCGAAGGAAGATCTGCAGCGCACGTGGATTCTGCGCAAGGTGCTGAATCCGCTGTCGCCGGTGGAAGCCATGGAACTGCTCACCGACAAGCTCAGCAAGACCCGCAACAACCAGGAGTTCCTGCACAACATGAGTTCGCTGTAA